Below is a window of bacterium DNA.
GACGATCGCTGTGCTTACGAAAGACAATGAAATCAAAGCCGATCCACCGGAGAAACTTCCCAATCCACCTGCTGTAGTAATGAAGAATCGTATCTGGTCTTTTCTGCGGAAGATTTAACTTTTAACCTTTAATTTTTCTGACATCACTGCTTCGATTTCCGGAACTTCGCGCGGTACACGCGTAAAATTTTCAGAGCCAACGGATGTGACCAGTACATCATCTTCAATTCGCACGCCGCCGAAAGAACGAAATTGTTTCAGAACGTCGTGTGATAAAAGATGCGAAATGGCTGGATTCCCGAGTGCGGGTTCCAACACGGCATCAATAAAATAGATGCCGGGTTCCACTGTAATCACCATACCTTCTTCCAGTTTTCGTCCGCAGCGAAGGCTCCGAATACCTGGTTCATCAATGCGGGAAATCCCCTCCGGATACCCGCCCGGATCATGAACATCCAGGCCCATAAAATGACCAAGCCCGTGCGGCATGAAAAGCGCCGGGATGTGTTGAGCGATCAGTTCATCAATGCTTCCTCTGATTACTCCAATATCGCGCAAATGTTCCGTAATCACGCGTTCCGCCAAACGGTGCATATCGGGCCACGCGATCCCGGGTTTCATCGCGCTTTGCACTGCGCGATTGGCGGCGAGCACCGCTTCGTAAATGTCTCGTTGCTTCGGAGTGAAGCTTCCGTTTACAGGATACGAACAGGTGATATCGGAAGCATAACCATGATATTGAGCTCCGGAGTCGTTGAGAAACATATCCCCGTCCACAAGCAAGTGGTTATTCGGCGCGCCTTGATGACCGTAATGCAGAATCGCTGAATTCGGTCCGCATCCACAAATGGATGTATAAGCAGTAAAACGACAACCACCACGCGCGTAAATTTCGCGCAAGAAAATGGCTTCCAGTTGATATTCGTACATGCCCGGTTTGCACGCTTGCATAACTTCCACATGCGCATCACTCGAAATGCCATTGATCCAGCGAAGCAGTTCGATTTCCTCCCGCGATTTTATTACGCGGCACTCCACGATCTCCGGATGCAGAATTGTGAGTTCCGTCTTAAAATGATCGATTCCCGGAAATTGCGCCGGAATCGCCATAAGATTGCTGTCGGTGTTTCGGCCATGAAGCAAAAGCAAAACGTCCGGATTCATTGCACCCAACGTATCAGCGAGCTCATCGGCATAACGGACTTCATCGACTTCGTACGCAGCAAAAAAATGTTCTGGTCGATGGATTCGTCCCATCCAAACCGCATATTCTTCCGGCAAACGTGGCATGAAGAGCACGCTACGGCCGGAACCGACTTGAATAGCTCCGAAGAATCCAGGCTCCTTTACGCCAAACAGATACTGGAAAAAACTTTCCTGTTCGAAAAGAAATTCCCGGTCCGTATCGTACTTCATGCGCGAAGCCCCGCCTTGTAGAAGAACGATCGACTCTTCTGCCACACCTTGTTTCCGGAGCCTTTCCACTAATCTTGCCCTGGCTGCTGCATGCATGGACATCGCCACTCTGAATGTGTGTTCACCCATCGAAAAATAACTTTTCATACTTTTGATCTTAACACGTTCGTAGTAGCGACTTTATTTAGTCGCTATTTTTTAGCGAATGAATTCGCTACTACAAACTCCTTTCCACGTTTCTCATACGTTCCCACACGGACTTCTCCAAACGTGGACGAATGCTGTTTCGGTATTGGGAACTGCCGAAGGGCAACCTGGCAATGGAAGCCCTGAGATCATCCAGATTTTTCCGCTTGTCATGATGAGATCCGGCCGCGCCAGCAATCCTTTCTGCTTCGGCATTGTACATGGCCTCCAGCATGTCATACAGACAACACAGATAGACATCTTCATCATTCCACGAATCGGAACTCTCTTCTGGATCCGTTGCCTGAAGGTTCATCGCATGAAGCCGCAATACCTTTCTCAAACGTTCCCCAAACGAATTGTTTGATTCCATCGCCAGTCTGATATCGGCGATTCCTTTCTGGTAGAGCGACAAGGTTTGGACAAGACGGTCATAACAATGCGCCGTTGCCTGTTCCCTGTAAGGTATCCTTAATTTCGGCATCACACCTCATTTTACAATCTGAAATATGCAATATGCAATTTGCGACAGGCAATAGTTTCCTGCTTCCCTTCTCTCCATTTAACATGTATAGTAAGTATCAAGTAGTATTAAAACGGTAATAGACCAGACTCACTTTACCGGGTGCACCGAAATAGAACCTCTAATGCTGACAGTGGAGCCTGTATGAAGAAGAAACCTGCCAGGACAAAAAAAGAAGATTCACAGATCATGTTGCGTCGCCTGGAAAAGGCGGTCGAAACGATGAATCTCGGCATGACGATTACCGACACGGATTGCAAAATTCTGTTCACCAACCACGCTGAAGCGGAGCTTCACGGGTATGAGCAGTCAGAGCTCACGGGAAAGGAGGCGCGAATCCTCGCTCCCCATGCGTTCTGGAATCCCCCCAGCTTCGAAAACATAAAACAAATGCAGAGCTGGCGCAGAGAAGCCGTCAACGTCAGGAAGGACGGAACACCGTTTCCGGTTCAACTGATATCCGAAGTGATTTTTGATGACGCTGGAGAACCGATGGGGATTGTTACTGTCTGTGAAGATATCACAGAGAGAAAGCGCGTAGAGGAACAACTGGAACGGCAGGCGCTGTACGATACTCTTACGCAGTTGCCAAATCGAACTCTCTTTAATGACCGGCTTTCGCAGGCTGTCAGTAAGACAAAAAGGCGAAAAGATTAC
It encodes the following:
- a CDS encoding aminopeptidase P family protein, which translates into the protein MKSYFSMGEHTFRVAMSMHAAARARLVERLRKQGVAEESIVLLQGGASRMKYDTDREFLFEQESFFQYLFGVKEPGFFGAIQVGSGRSVLFMPRLPEEYAVWMGRIHRPEHFFAAYEVDEVRYADELADTLGAMNPDVLLLLHGRNTDSNLMAIPAQFPGIDHFKTELTILHPEIVECRVIKSREEIELLRWINGISSDAHVEVMQACKPGMYEYQLEAIFLREIYARGGCRFTAYTSICGCGPNSAILHYGHQGAPNNHLLVDGDMFLNDSGAQYHGYASDITCSYPVNGSFTPKQRDIYEAVLAANRAVQSAMKPGIAWPDMHRLAERVITEHLRDIGVIRGSIDELIAQHIPALFMPHGLGHFMGLDVHDPGGYPEGISRIDEPGIRSLRCGRKLEEGMVITVEPGIYFIDAVLEPALGNPAISHLLSHDVLKQFRSFGGVRIEDDVLVTSVGSENFTRVPREVPEIEAVMSEKLKVKS